The Schistocerca piceifrons isolate TAMUIC-IGC-003096 chromosome 5, iqSchPice1.1, whole genome shotgun sequence genome has a segment encoding these proteins:
- the LOC124798687 gene encoding allergen Tha p 1-like: MKLCGLLLLSIVCTAAAAPGETYPSPYEGADADAILQDDAKVESILKCLLSDTDDVCSKEDKQGKDMLPEALATQCAKCTEKQKQGMAKFFAHVSKKFPDMFKQLVAKYDPTGEHLPKFTGGRSLTA, from the exons ATGAAGCTGTGTGGTCTGCTGCTGCTGTCCATCGTCTGCACTGCGGCCGCCGCCCCAGGG GAGACGTACCCGTCGCCGTACGAGGGTGCTGATGCCGACGCCATATTGCAGGATGACGCCAAGGTGGAGTCCATCCTCAAGTGCCTTCTCAGCGATACGGACGACGTCTGTAGTAAGGAGGACAAGCAGGGCAAAG ACATGCTGCCTGAGGCGCTAGCCACACAGTGCGCTAAGTGCACCGAGAAGCAGAAACAAGGCATGGCCAAGTTCTTCGCCCACGTGTCGAAGAAGTTCCCCGACATGTTCAAGCAACTGGTCGCCAAGTACGACCCCACGGGCGAGCATCTGCCAAAGTTCACAGGTGGACGCAGCCTCACAGCCTAG